From the genome of Candidatus Methylomirabilota bacterium, one region includes:
- a CDS encoding ABC transporter substrate-binding protein — MTRSIGIFLLAVLFAFGLGAHPAQPADPPRAVDGQAIDPDAELVVALADDTNNMDPRIGMGSIRSNYIRQVFESLVDVDAAGKPQPGLALTWKAINDNLWEFTLRPNVRFHDGEPFNADTVLFNFDRMFRKNLDKWGIKDVTAGTSFEKLYPMVTKWEKVNDLTVRVHTSEPLAMLWDALGREPLVPRASTIKNGVDALNERPIGTGPWRMVEWKRKDSMRFERWDGYWGPPPLVKRMRFQTIPEGAARIAALRAGQVGLIEAVPPIDAAALQRDAAFKVVSAAQKLGCRLYINGRPKDKYDSGGKDGLFADQRLRLALNHAINRDAIIKKIFGGYALANASPVATVMYGYAAQEPYAFDPARAKALLAEAGWRDTNGDGVVDKGGEPLTLQLLFPAKHYGQAFDEMTAAVVEMVKDVGVGVVVKPLDFGTLLQTLTKGTLPSNGGFTACRTSNSVDAEDQVRDWASYTLVNWTPFTPELAALYQASRRELDPGKRLRILADLQRQIRDWSPVVPLYQEIKIYAHSARVLRFAPLPELHMDFRGVALRK, encoded by the coding sequence ATGACGCGCTCGATCGGGATCTTCCTGCTGGCTGTCCTCTTCGCCTTCGGGCTCGGCGCCCACCCGGCGCAGCCCGCCGATCCGCCGCGCGCCGTCGACGGGCAGGCCATCGATCCCGATGCGGAGCTGGTGGTGGCCCTCGCCGACGACACCAACAACATGGACCCGCGCATCGGCATGGGCTCGATCCGCTCCAACTACATCCGGCAGGTGTTCGAGAGCCTGGTGGACGTGGACGCGGCGGGCAAGCCCCAGCCCGGCCTGGCGCTGACGTGGAAGGCGATCAACGACAATCTCTGGGAGTTCACGCTGCGCCCCAACGTGCGCTTCCACGACGGCGAGCCGTTCAACGCCGATACCGTGCTCTTCAACTTCGACCGCATGTTCCGGAAGAACCTCGACAAGTGGGGCATCAAGGACGTGACTGCGGGGACCTCGTTCGAGAAGCTCTACCCGATGGTGACGAAGTGGGAGAAGGTCAACGACCTCACCGTGCGCGTGCACACGAGCGAGCCCCTGGCCATGCTGTGGGACGCGCTGGGGCGCGAGCCCCTGGTGCCGCGCGCCTCCACCATCAAGAACGGGGTGGACGCGCTCAACGAGCGCCCGATCGGCACGGGGCCGTGGCGCATGGTCGAGTGGAAGCGCAAGGACAGCATGCGCTTCGAGCGCTGGGACGGGTACTGGGGCCCTCCGCCCTTGGTGAAGCGCATGCGCTTCCAGACCATCCCGGAGGGCGCCGCGCGCATCGCCGCCCTTCGCGCCGGTCAGGTGGGGCTGATCGAGGCGGTGCCGCCGATCGACGCCGCCGCCCTCCAGCGCGACGCCGCCTTCAAGGTGGTGAGCGCCGCGCAGAAGCTCGGGTGCCGGCTCTACATCAACGGCCGCCCCAAGGACAAGTACGACTCGGGCGGCAAGGACGGGCTGTTCGCCGACCAGCGGCTGCGCCTGGCGCTCAACCACGCCATCAACCGCGACGCCATCATCAAGAAGATCTTCGGCGGCTACGCGCTCGCCAACGCCTCGCCGGTGGCGACGGTGATGTACGGCTACGCCGCCCAGGAGCCGTACGCCTTCGATCCCGCCCGCGCCAAGGCGTTGCTCGCCGAGGCGGGCTGGCGCGACACGAACGGCGACGGCGTGGTGGACAAGGGCGGTGAGCCCCTGACGCTGCAGCTCCTCTTCCCCGCCAAGCACTACGGCCAGGCCTTCGACGAGATGACGGCGGCGGTAGTGGAGATGGTGAAGGACGTCGGGGTGGGGGTGGTGGTGAAGCCGCTGGACTTCGGCACGCTGCTCCAGACCCTCACCAAGGGGACGCTGCCGTCCAACGGCGGATTCACCGCGTGCCGGACCAGCAACAGCGTGGACGCGGAAGACCAGGTGCGCGACTGGGCCAGCTACACGCTGGTGAACTGGACGCCGTTCACGCCGGAGCTCGCTGCGCTCTATCAGGCCTCGCGGCGGGAGCTCGATCCCGGCAAGCGCCTCCGGATCCTGGCCGATCTCCAGCGGCAGATCCGCGACTGGTCCCCGGTGGTGCCACTCTACCAGGAGATCAAGATCTACGCCCACAGCGCGCGCGTCCTGCGCTTCGCGCCGCTGCCCGAGCTGCACATGGACTTCCGCGGCGTGGCTCTCCGGAAATGA
- a CDS encoding ABC transporter permease yields MRLRRDLPALLGLAIIAVTILAAALAPALSPGDPLKNRLLERLTPPMWASGGSAQHPLGTDTLGRDVLSRLVHGARVSLVVGLAAVLLAGVVGVALGLAAGYRGGWADDLLMRVGDVQLAFPVLLLGVAVTAVLGASLTNMILVLGASGWVTYARIARGEALALKERDFVAAARALGAPAGHVVRRHLLPNVLPPLMVVTTFSVARTIIAEASLSFLGLGLPPPTPSWGAMLDEGRNYITTGWWLALFPGLAILVLVLAINLCGDWLRDALDPRLEKGIG; encoded by the coding sequence ATGAGGCTTCGGCGTGATCTGCCCGCGCTGCTCGGGCTCGCCATCATCGCCGTGACGATCCTCGCCGCCGCGCTCGCGCCTGCGCTCTCACCCGGCGATCCCCTCAAGAACCGGCTCCTCGAGCGCCTCACGCCGCCGATGTGGGCGTCGGGGGGCAGCGCCCAGCATCCCCTCGGCACCGACACGCTGGGACGCGACGTGCTGAGCCGGCTCGTCCACGGCGCGCGCGTGTCGCTCGTGGTGGGGCTGGCCGCGGTGCTGCTGGCGGGCGTGGTGGGGGTGGCGCTGGGCCTCGCCGCCGGGTATCGCGGCGGGTGGGCCGACGACCTCCTCATGCGCGTAGGCGACGTGCAGCTCGCCTTCCCCGTGCTGCTGCTGGGCGTGGCCGTTACCGCGGTCCTGGGCGCGAGCCTCACCAACATGATCCTCGTGCTCGGCGCCAGCGGCTGGGTGACCTACGCGCGGATCGCGCGCGGCGAGGCGCTCGCGCTGAAGGAGCGCGACTTCGTGGCGGCGGCGCGGGCGCTGGGCGCGCCGGCCGGCCACGTGGTGCGGCGGCATCTCCTGCCCAACGTGCTGCCGCCGCTGATGGTGGTGACCACGTTCTCGGTGGCGCGCACCATCATCGCGGAGGCCTCGCTGTCCTTCCTCGGGCTCGGACTGCCGCCGCCCACCCCGAGCTGGGGAGCCATGCTGGACGAGGGACGCAACTACATCACGACCGGCTGGTGGCTGGCCCTGTTCCCCGGACTCGCCATCCTCGTGCTCGTGCTCGCCATCAACCTCTGCGGGGACTGGCTGCGTGATGCCCTGGACCCGCGTCTCGAGAAAGGAATCGGATGA
- a CDS encoding amidohydrolase family protein, whose product MAYSKDSKSAAVRAHLDHPVIDGDGHWLEPVPIFLDYLRQVAGPAVTDRFVKKQTEAGWYEWSRGERRERRQHRPTWWGEPANTLDRATAMVPALFHERLDDFGIDFCLLYTSLGLFHIGNPDEELRRACARAVNRMNAEMFAPYRARIAPAAVVPVYTPQEAIDEASYAVRELGMKVIMIANHVKRPVPAGAKAGGDPAYVRQVIDSLGYDSDLDYDPFWAKCLELKVAVTAHSGSMGWHGRETVDNFTYNHIGHFAAASHAFAKALIIGGVVKRFPALKFAMLEGGVGWACNLLTDLVGHWVKRNAAALERHVRPTNLDRAKLSELFARWGGTVYEKKMAEILDAPSLVPPFKTVEEMTAREYKEQIDDFAAAGIDSIETLKRRFADHFYFGCEADDPMTAWAFDRHGYHRLNPIFSSDVGHFDVTDMTEVLEEAWELVEHGLITEDDFREFTFSNAASLHTALNPDFFKGTVVEDAVAKHVLAK is encoded by the coding sequence ATGGCCTACTCGAAGGACTCGAAATCCGCCGCCGTGCGCGCCCACCTGGACCACCCCGTGATCGACGGCGATGGCCACTGGCTGGAGCCGGTCCCCATTTTCCTCGACTATCTCCGCCAGGTGGCGGGCCCCGCGGTGACCGACCGCTTCGTCAAGAAGCAGACGGAGGCCGGCTGGTACGAGTGGAGCCGCGGGGAGCGCCGCGAGCGGCGGCAGCACCGGCCCACGTGGTGGGGCGAGCCCGCCAATACCCTCGACCGCGCCACCGCCATGGTGCCCGCGCTCTTCCACGAGCGCCTCGACGACTTCGGCATCGACTTCTGCCTGCTGTACACCTCGCTGGGCCTCTTCCACATCGGCAACCCGGACGAGGAGCTGCGCCGCGCTTGCGCCCGTGCGGTGAACCGGATGAACGCGGAGATGTTCGCCCCCTATCGCGCCCGGATCGCACCCGCCGCGGTGGTGCCGGTGTACACGCCGCAGGAGGCCATCGACGAGGCCAGCTACGCGGTGCGCGAGCTGGGCATGAAGGTGATCATGATCGCGAACCACGTGAAGCGTCCCGTGCCGGCGGGGGCGAAGGCGGGCGGCGATCCCGCGTACGTCCGCCAGGTCATCGACTCCCTCGGCTATGACAGCGACCTCGACTACGACCCGTTCTGGGCGAAGTGCCTCGAGCTCAAGGTCGCGGTGACCGCGCATTCCGGGAGCATGGGCTGGCACGGCCGCGAGACCGTGGACAACTTCACCTACAATCACATCGGCCACTTCGCCGCCGCCAGCCACGCCTTCGCCAAGGCGCTCATCATCGGCGGCGTGGTGAAGCGCTTCCCCGCCCTCAAGTTCGCCATGCTGGAGGGCGGCGTGGGCTGGGCGTGCAATCTCCTCACCGATCTCGTGGGCCACTGGGTGAAGCGCAACGCCGCCGCCCTGGAGCGCCACGTGCGCCCGACCAATCTCGACCGCGCCAAGCTCTCCGAGCTGTTCGCCCGATGGGGCGGCACGGTCTACGAGAAGAAGATGGCGGAGATCCTCGATGCGCCGAGCCTCGTTCCCCCCTTCAAGACGGTGGAGGAGATGACCGCGCGCGAGTACAAGGAGCAGATCGACGACTTCGCCGCCGCCGGCATCGACTCGATCGAGACGCTCAAGCGGCGGTTCGCCGACCATTTCTACTTCGGCTGCGAGGCCGACGATCCCATGACCGCCTGGGCCTTCGACCGCCACGGCTATCACCGCCTCAACCCGATCTTCTCCTCCGACGTGGGCCACTTCGACGTCACCGACATGACCGAGGTGCTGGAGGAGGCGTGGGAGCTGGTGGAGCACGGGCTCATCACCGAGGACGACTTCCGCGAGTTCACGTTCAGCAACGCGGCGAGCCTCCACACCGCGCTCAATCCCGACTTCTTCAAGGGCACCGTGGTCGAGGACGCGGTGGCCAAGCACGTGCTGGCCAAGTGA
- a CDS encoding ABC transporter permease — MRAFLLRRFLHALVVVWGVVTVVFFLVRLTGDPAAVLVDPTATQAEIEYTRRLLGLDRPLAVQYGDFLLAIARGDFGQSIQTRRPALGMVLEHLWPATTVLAAAALLLSTLAAVPLGVLSATHRGGWMDHGSRLASLFLQSMPAFWLGIMLILFFAVELGGLLPAYGSGSLRHLILPAVTLAAAPLAQNVRLVRSGMLEVLGEDYVRTARAKGLAERGVIYRHALRNAALPVLTVTGLSLGFMLSGAIIIETVFSWPGLGRLIVQAVPGRDFPVIQAGVFVFGVIFAGVNFVVDVLYTVLDPRVRLA, encoded by the coding sequence ATGCGGGCCTTCCTGCTGCGGCGGTTCCTCCACGCGCTCGTGGTCGTCTGGGGCGTCGTCACCGTCGTGTTCTTTCTCGTCCGCCTCACCGGCGACCCCGCCGCCGTCCTCGTAGACCCCACCGCCACCCAGGCGGAGATCGAGTACACGCGGCGCCTCCTCGGGCTCGATCGCCCGCTCGCCGTCCAGTACGGCGACTTTCTGCTCGCCATCGCGCGCGGCGACTTCGGGCAGTCCATCCAGACCCGGCGTCCCGCCCTCGGCATGGTGCTCGAGCACCTCTGGCCCGCCACGACCGTCCTCGCGGCGGCGGCGCTGCTCCTGTCCACGCTGGCGGCGGTGCCGCTCGGTGTGCTCTCCGCGACGCATCGAGGCGGCTGGATGGATCACGGCAGCCGGCTCGCCTCGCTCTTCCTCCAGTCGATGCCCGCGTTCTGGCTGGGGATCATGCTGATCCTCTTCTTCGCGGTGGAGCTGGGCGGGCTGCTGCCTGCCTACGGCTCGGGCAGTCTCCGCCACCTGATCTTGCCCGCGGTGACGCTGGCCGCGGCGCCGCTCGCCCAGAACGTGCGGCTCGTGCGCTCGGGCATGCTCGAGGTGCTGGGCGAGGACTACGTGCGCACCGCGCGCGCCAAGGGCCTGGCCGAGCGCGGCGTGATCTATCGCCACGCGCTCCGCAACGCCGCGCTGCCCGTGCTCACCGTCACCGGGCTCTCGCTGGGCTTCATGCTGAGCGGCGCCATCATCATCGAGACGGTCTTCTCCTGGCCCGGGCTGGGACGGCTGATCGTGCAGGCGGTGCCGGGCCGCGACTTTCCCGTGATCCAGGCCGGCGTCTTCGTATTCGGGGTGATCTTCGCGGGGGTGAACTTCGTGGTCGACGTGCTCTACACCGTCCTGGACCCGCGGGTGCGGCTGGCATGA